In Erpetoichthys calabaricus chromosome 4, fErpCal1.3, whole genome shotgun sequence, one genomic interval encodes:
- the hsd3b1 gene encoding hydroxy-delta-5-steroid dehydrogenase, 3 beta- and steroid delta-isomerase 1, producing MSLIGDVCLITGACGFLGQKIIQLLIEENELAEIRLLDLNINPKLMESLEAIRGQTKITKLEGDIRDIELLKKACQDVSLVIHTASLIDILGLVDKNEMTAVNVTGTQLLLETCLQKNVKYFIYTSTLEVAGPNKLGDSIINGNEDTPDSCCLRFTYSVTKQKAEQITLQTNGKRLHNGEQIVTCSLRPTYIYGEGSRFIRHHFDTAIRNGNVLKRTSKKEALVNPVYVGNVAWAHILSAKAMKDLHKAKQIGGHYFYISDDTPHMSYSDFNDVLLKPLGIIVPEKLVLPMPLLFFLAFVMEMLQFLLKPFVKYTPSMNRQLLTMLNTHFTFTYAKAQKAFGYTPRYRWTEAKTTTSEWLSSVLSERCELVKKMKTH from the exons ATGTCTCTCATCGGGGATGTTTGCCTAATTACGGGGGCCTGTGGTTTCTTGGGACAAAAAATCATACAACTTCTTATTGAGGAGAATGAACTAGCAGAAATCCGACTGCTTGACTTGAATATTAATCCAAAATTGATGGAGTCCTTAGAAG CAATTCGAGGTCAGACAAAGATCACCAAGCTTGAGGGGGACATCAGAGACATTGAATTGCTGAAGAAAGCTTGCCAGGATGTTTCCCTTGTTATTCATACAGCTTCACTCATCGATATATTGGGGCTGGTGGACAAAAATGAAATGACTGCTGTTAATGTGACAG GTACCCAGTTGCTTCTGGAAACATGCCTTCAGAAGAATGTGAAGTACTTCATCTACACAAGCACCCTTGAGGTGGCTGGTCCAAACAAACTGGGGGATAGCATCATTAATGGAAATGAAGACACCCCCGACTCATGCTGCTTAAGGTTTACATACAGCGTCACAAAGCAGAAAGCTGAacaaataacactgcaaacaaatggcAAACGTCTCCACAACGGTGAGCAGATTGTCACTTGTTCCCTGAGACCCACATATATTTATGGAGAAGGGAGTAGATTCATTCGGCACCATTTTGATACAGCCATTAGAAATGGCAATGTTCTCAAACGAACCTCCAAAAAGGAAGCTTTGGTAAACCCTGTGTATGTGGGTAACGTGGCATGGGCTCACATTTTGTCAGCCAAGGCTATGAAAGATTTACACAAAGCAAAGCAGATTGGtggtcattatttttatatttctgatgACACGCCACATATGAGCTACTCTGATTTCAACGATGTGCTGTTAAAGCCACTTGGGATCATTGTTCCAGAGAAACTTGTTCTACCAATGCCCctgcttttttttcttgcatttgtaATGGAAATGTTGCAGTTTTTGTTGAAACCCTTTGTCAAGTACACTCCATCTATGAACCGGCAGCTTCTAACCATGCTCAACACACACTTCACCTTCACCTATGCAAAGGCGCAAAAGGCATTTGGATACACACCAAGGTACAGATGGACTGAAGCCAAAACGACAACCTCTGAGTGGCTGTCATCTGTGCTGTCAGAGAGGTGTGAACttgttaagaaaatgaaaactcaCTAA